A window from Populus trichocarpa isolate Nisqually-1 chromosome 3, P.trichocarpa_v4.1, whole genome shotgun sequence encodes these proteins:
- the LOC18097081 gene encoding endoglucanase 25 isoform X2, protein MYGRDPWGGPLEINAADSATDDDRSRNLNDLDRAALSRPLDETQQSWLLGPAEQKKKKKYVDLGCIIVSRKIFVWTVGSIVAAGLLVGLITLIVKTVPRHHHSHAPADNYTLALHKALMFFNAQRSGKLPKHNNVSWRGSSCLGDGKGKQGSFYKDLVGGYYDAGDAIKFHFPASFSMTMLSWSVIEYSAKYEAAGELNHVKEIIKWGADYFLKTFNSSADTIDRIVAQVGSGDTSGGSTTQNDHYCWMRPEDIDYVRPVTECSSCSDLAAEMAAALASASIVFKDNKAYSQKLVHGAKTLFKFARDQRGRYSASGSEAAIFYNSTSYWDEFIWGGAWLYYATGNNSYLQLATMPGLAKHAGAFWGGPDYGVLSWDNKLAGAQLLLSRLRLFLSPGYPYEEILSTFHNQTSIIMCSYLPIFTKFNRTKGLIELNHGRPQPLQYVVNAAFLATLFSDYLEAADTPGWYCGPNFYSTDVLRDFAKTQIDYILGKNPRKMSYIVGFGNHYPKHLHHRGASIPKNKIRYNCKGGWKWRDTSKPNPNTLVGAMVAGPDRHDGFHDVRTNYNYTEPTIAGNAGLVAALVALSGDKTTGIDKNTIFSAVPPMFPTPPPPPAPWKP, encoded by the exons ATGTACGGAAGAGATCCATGGGGAGGACCCCTGGAGATAAATGCAGCAGATTCAGCAACAGATGATGACAGGAGCAGGAACTTGAATGACTTAGACAGGGCAGCTCTGTCAAGGCCATTGGATGAGACTCAGCAGAGCTGGTTGCTGGGTCCAGCtgagcaaaagaagaagaagaaatatgtgGATCTGGGCTGTATCATTGTTAGTCGCAAGATCTTTGTGTGGACTGTTGGGAGTATCGTTGCTGCTGGTCTATTGGTTGGTCTTATTACTCTTATTGTTAAAACTGTGCCTCGCCATCATCACTCTCATGCTCCAGCTGATAACTACACTCTTGCTCTACATAAGGCACTCATGTTCTTCAATGCTCAAAGAT CGGGAAAGCTTCCGAAGCATAACAACGTGTCATGGAGGGGAAGCTCGTGTTTGGGCGATGGGAAAGGTAAACAAGGTAGTTTTTACAAAGATCTGGTGGGTGGATATTATGATGCTGGGGATGCAATAAAGTTCCACTTCCCTGCTTCTTTTTCCATGACAATGTTGAGCTGGAGTGTTATTGAATATAGTGCGAAATATGAAGCTGCTGGTGAGCTTAACCATgtcaaagaaattataaagtggGGAGCTGACTACTTTCTGAAGACATTTAATAGTTCTGCTGATACCATCGACAGGATAGTTGCACAG GTTGGCTCGGGGGATACTTCTGGTGGGAGTACCACTCAAAACGATCATTATTGCTGGATGCGTCCTGAGGACATTGATTACGTCAGACCTGTAACTGAATGCAGCTCCTGCTCTGATCTTGCTGCAGAAATGGCTGCTGCCTTAGCTTCTGCATCTATTGTTTTCAAAGATAACAAGGCCTACTCTCAGAAGCTTGTTCATGGTGCCAAAACTCTCTTTAAATTTGCAAGGGACCAGCGAGGTAGATACAGTGCAAGTGGTTCAGAAGCCGCCATTTTCTATAATTCAACTAGTTACTGGGATGAATTTATTTGGGGTGGAGCTTGGCTATATTATGCAACTGGAAATAATTCCTATCTTCAGCTTGCTACAATGCCTGGCTTAGCCAAGCATGCCGGTGCATTTTGGGGAGGGCCAGACTATGGTGTGCTTAGCTGGGACAACAAGCTTGCTGGTGCTCAG CTACTTTTGAGCCGCCTTAGATTGTTCTTGAGCCCTGGTTATCCATATGAAGAAATACTGAGTACATTTCACAACCAGACCAGTATTATCATGTGCTCATATCTGCCAATTTTCACGAAGTTTAATAGAACAAAAG GCTTGATCGAGTTAAACCATGGAAGGCCTCAGCCCCTTCAGTATGTCGTCAACGCTGCCTTCCTAGCAACCCTATTTAGTGATTATCTTGAAGCTGCTGATACACCTGGATGGTATTGTGGACCAAATTTCTACTCTACTGATGTGTTGCGTGATTTCGCCAAGACTCAA ATTGATTACATCCTGGGCAAGAATCCTCGTAAAATGAGCTATATTGTGGGTTTTGGTAATCATTACCCAAAACATCTCCACCATAGAGGTGCATCTATCCCTAAGAACAAGATCAGGTATAACTGTAAAGGAGGATGGAAATGGAGGGACACCTCGAAGCCGAACCCAAATACACTTGTTGGAGCCATGGTTGCTGGCCCTGACCGGCATGATGGTTTCCATGATGTTCGCACCAACTATAATTATACAGAGCCAACGATTGCTGGAAATGCAGGATTAGTTGCAGCACTTGTGGCCTTGTCTGGTGACAAAACTACTGGGATTGACAAGAACACAATATTCTCTGCAGTTCCCCCAATGTTTCCaactcctccaccaccaccagcacctTGGAAACCATGA
- the LOC18097081 gene encoding endoglucanase 25 isoform X1, translating into MYGRDPWGGPLEINAADSATDDDRSRNLNDLDRAALSRPLDETQQSWLLGPAEQKKKKKYVDLGCIIVSRKIFVWTVGSIVAAGLLVGLITLIVKTVPRHHHSHAPADNYTLALHKALMFFNAQRSGKLPKHNNVSWRGSSCLGDGKGKQGSFYKDLVGGYYDAGDAIKFHFPASFSMTMLSWSVIEYSAKYEAAGELNHVKEIIKWGADYFLKTFNSSADTIDRIVAQVGSGDTSGGSTTQNDHYCWMRPEDIDYVRPVTECSSCSDLAAEMAAALASASIVFKDNKAYSQKLVHGAKTLFKFARDQRGRYSASGSEAAIFYNSTSYWDEFIWGGAWLYYATGNNSYLQLATMPGLAKHAGAFWGGPDYGVLSWDNKLAGAQLLLSRLRLFLSPGYPYEEILSTFHNQTSIIMCSYLPIFTKFNRTKGGLIELNHGRPQPLQYVVNAAFLATLFSDYLEAADTPGWYCGPNFYSTDVLRDFAKTQIDYILGKNPRKMSYIVGFGNHYPKHLHHRGASIPKNKIRYNCKGGWKWRDTSKPNPNTLVGAMVAGPDRHDGFHDVRTNYNYTEPTIAGNAGLVAALVALSGDKTTGIDKNTIFSAVPPMFPTPPPPPAPWKP; encoded by the exons ATGTACGGAAGAGATCCATGGGGAGGACCCCTGGAGATAAATGCAGCAGATTCAGCAACAGATGATGACAGGAGCAGGAACTTGAATGACTTAGACAGGGCAGCTCTGTCAAGGCCATTGGATGAGACTCAGCAGAGCTGGTTGCTGGGTCCAGCtgagcaaaagaagaagaagaaatatgtgGATCTGGGCTGTATCATTGTTAGTCGCAAGATCTTTGTGTGGACTGTTGGGAGTATCGTTGCTGCTGGTCTATTGGTTGGTCTTATTACTCTTATTGTTAAAACTGTGCCTCGCCATCATCACTCTCATGCTCCAGCTGATAACTACACTCTTGCTCTACATAAGGCACTCATGTTCTTCAATGCTCAAAGAT CGGGAAAGCTTCCGAAGCATAACAACGTGTCATGGAGGGGAAGCTCGTGTTTGGGCGATGGGAAAGGTAAACAAGGTAGTTTTTACAAAGATCTGGTGGGTGGATATTATGATGCTGGGGATGCAATAAAGTTCCACTTCCCTGCTTCTTTTTCCATGACAATGTTGAGCTGGAGTGTTATTGAATATAGTGCGAAATATGAAGCTGCTGGTGAGCTTAACCATgtcaaagaaattataaagtggGGAGCTGACTACTTTCTGAAGACATTTAATAGTTCTGCTGATACCATCGACAGGATAGTTGCACAG GTTGGCTCGGGGGATACTTCTGGTGGGAGTACCACTCAAAACGATCATTATTGCTGGATGCGTCCTGAGGACATTGATTACGTCAGACCTGTAACTGAATGCAGCTCCTGCTCTGATCTTGCTGCAGAAATGGCTGCTGCCTTAGCTTCTGCATCTATTGTTTTCAAAGATAACAAGGCCTACTCTCAGAAGCTTGTTCATGGTGCCAAAACTCTCTTTAAATTTGCAAGGGACCAGCGAGGTAGATACAGTGCAAGTGGTTCAGAAGCCGCCATTTTCTATAATTCAACTAGTTACTGGGATGAATTTATTTGGGGTGGAGCTTGGCTATATTATGCAACTGGAAATAATTCCTATCTTCAGCTTGCTACAATGCCTGGCTTAGCCAAGCATGCCGGTGCATTTTGGGGAGGGCCAGACTATGGTGTGCTTAGCTGGGACAACAAGCTTGCTGGTGCTCAG CTACTTTTGAGCCGCCTTAGATTGTTCTTGAGCCCTGGTTATCCATATGAAGAAATACTGAGTACATTTCACAACCAGACCAGTATTATCATGTGCTCATATCTGCCAATTTTCACGAAGTTTAATAGAACAAAAG GAGGCTTGATCGAGTTAAACCATGGAAGGCCTCAGCCCCTTCAGTATGTCGTCAACGCTGCCTTCCTAGCAACCCTATTTAGTGATTATCTTGAAGCTGCTGATACACCTGGATGGTATTGTGGACCAAATTTCTACTCTACTGATGTGTTGCGTGATTTCGCCAAGACTCAA ATTGATTACATCCTGGGCAAGAATCCTCGTAAAATGAGCTATATTGTGGGTTTTGGTAATCATTACCCAAAACATCTCCACCATAGAGGTGCATCTATCCCTAAGAACAAGATCAGGTATAACTGTAAAGGAGGATGGAAATGGAGGGACACCTCGAAGCCGAACCCAAATACACTTGTTGGAGCCATGGTTGCTGGCCCTGACCGGCATGATGGTTTCCATGATGTTCGCACCAACTATAATTATACAGAGCCAACGATTGCTGGAAATGCAGGATTAGTTGCAGCACTTGTGGCCTTGTCTGGTGACAAAACTACTGGGATTGACAAGAACACAATATTCTCTGCAGTTCCCCCAATGTTTCCaactcctccaccaccaccagcacctTGGAAACCATGA
- the LOC18097082 gene encoding uncharacterized protein LOC18097082 isoform X1 — MAETAVESRKDSGKLEHNVREDSEYVRLVISDEPRVGDFDISQVQSRARIKAFIRWIKALIWCLVIATLVLVFLKWGVSFLFDKVLLPMMEWEATAFGRPVLSLVLTASLALFPVFLIPSGPSMWLAGMIFGYGIGFVIIMVGTTIGMVLPYLIGLVFRDRIHQWLKRWPQKASMIRLAGEGSWFHQFKVVAIFRVSPFPYTIFNYAIVVTSMRFWPYLWGSVSGMVPEAFIYIYSGRLIRTFADVKYGNYHLTTVEIIYNIISFIIAIVTTVAFTIYAKRALKELERAEATEEVPPSHQESHEMGKLPLERPKRADAGAWVAEESLPRTVSRFCGYMLRDGRLGPSRSILSFPTKC; from the exons ATGGCAGAGACAGCGGTGGAGTCGCGAAAAGACAGTGGAAAGTTGGAGCACAATGTTAGGGAAGATAGCGAATATGTTAGGCTTGTTATATCTGACGAACCAAGAGTTGGTGACTTCGACATTTCACAAGTTCAATCCAGAGCGAGGATTAAAGCTTTCATACGGTGGATCAAAGCTTTAATTTGGTGCCTTGTTATTGCCACACTAgttcttgttttcttgaaatgGGGCGTTTCATTTCTTTTTGACAAG GTTCTCTTGCCAATGATGGAATGGGAAGCAACTGCCTTTGGCCGTCCGGTCCTCTCCCTTGTGCTTACTGCTTCTCTTGCCTTGTTCCCAGTGTTCCTAATTCCTTCCGGTCCTTCTATGTGGTTGGCTGGGATGATCTTTGGATATGGTATTGGTTTCGTGATAATCATGGTTGGAACCACTATTGGGATGGTCCTGCCCTATTTGATCGGGCTAGTTTTCCGTGATCGCATCCAT CAATGGTTGAAGAGATGGCCCCAGAAAGCTTCTATGATTAGACTTGCTGGGGAGGGAAGCTGGTTCCATCAATTTAAAGTGGTTGCCATCTTTAGGGTTTCACCATTTCCCTACACAATTTTCAACTATGCAATAGTGGTAACAAGTATGAGATTTTGGCCCTACTTATGGGGTTCAGTTTCCGGAATGGTACCAGAAGCTTTTATCTACATATACAG TGGTAGGTTAATAAGGACATTTGCTGATGTGAAGTATGGGAACTATCACTTGACTACTGTGGAAATAATATACAACATCATCTCCTTCATCATTGCAATTGTTACTACTGTTGCCTTTACTATTTATGCGAAACGAGCTCTGAAGGAGCTTGAAAGGGCAGAGGCTACTGAAGAAGTTCCGCCCTCCCACCAAGAAAGTCATGAGATGGGAAAGCTTCCACTTGAAAGACCTAAGCGTGCAG ATGCAGGCGCTTGGGTTGCAGAAGAAAGCTTGCCCCGCACTGTGAGCCGATTCTGTGGCTATATGCTCCGTGATGGTCGTTTGGGCCCCTCGCGGTCCATCCTGAGCTTCCCGACCAAATGCTAA
- the LOC18097082 gene encoding uncharacterized protein LOC18097082 isoform X2 — protein MAETAVESRKDSGKLEHNVREDSEYVRLVISDEPRVGDFDISQVQSRARIKAFIRWIKALIWCLVIATLVLVFLKWGVSFLFDKVLLPMMEWEATAFGRPVLSLVLTASLALFPVFLIPSGPSMWLAGMIFGYGIGFVIIMVGTTIGMVLPYLIGLVFRDRIHQWLKRWPQKASMIRLAGEGSWFHQFKVVAIFRVSPFPYTIFNYAIVVTSMRFWPYLWGSVSGMVPEAFIYIYSGRLIRTFADVKYGNYHLTTVEIIYNIISFIIAIVTTVAFTIYAKRALKELERAEATEEVPPSHQESHEMGKLPLERPKRAGAWVAEESLPRTVSRFCGYMLRDGRLGPSRSILSFPTKC, from the exons ATGGCAGAGACAGCGGTGGAGTCGCGAAAAGACAGTGGAAAGTTGGAGCACAATGTTAGGGAAGATAGCGAATATGTTAGGCTTGTTATATCTGACGAACCAAGAGTTGGTGACTTCGACATTTCACAAGTTCAATCCAGAGCGAGGATTAAAGCTTTCATACGGTGGATCAAAGCTTTAATTTGGTGCCTTGTTATTGCCACACTAgttcttgttttcttgaaatgGGGCGTTTCATTTCTTTTTGACAAG GTTCTCTTGCCAATGATGGAATGGGAAGCAACTGCCTTTGGCCGTCCGGTCCTCTCCCTTGTGCTTACTGCTTCTCTTGCCTTGTTCCCAGTGTTCCTAATTCCTTCCGGTCCTTCTATGTGGTTGGCTGGGATGATCTTTGGATATGGTATTGGTTTCGTGATAATCATGGTTGGAACCACTATTGGGATGGTCCTGCCCTATTTGATCGGGCTAGTTTTCCGTGATCGCATCCAT CAATGGTTGAAGAGATGGCCCCAGAAAGCTTCTATGATTAGACTTGCTGGGGAGGGAAGCTGGTTCCATCAATTTAAAGTGGTTGCCATCTTTAGGGTTTCACCATTTCCCTACACAATTTTCAACTATGCAATAGTGGTAACAAGTATGAGATTTTGGCCCTACTTATGGGGTTCAGTTTCCGGAATGGTACCAGAAGCTTTTATCTACATATACAG TGGTAGGTTAATAAGGACATTTGCTGATGTGAAGTATGGGAACTATCACTTGACTACTGTGGAAATAATATACAACATCATCTCCTTCATCATTGCAATTGTTACTACTGTTGCCTTTACTATTTATGCGAAACGAGCTCTGAAGGAGCTTGAAAGGGCAGAGGCTACTGAAGAAGTTCCGCCCTCCCACCAAGAAAGTCATGAGATGGGAAAGCTTCCACTTGAAAGACCTAAGCGTGCAG GCGCTTGGGTTGCAGAAGAAAGCTTGCCCCGCACTGTGAGCCGATTCTGTGGCTATATGCTCCGTGATGGTCGTTTGGGCCCCTCGCGGTCCATCCTGAGCTTCCCGACCAAATGCTAA
- the LOC18097082 gene encoding uncharacterized protein LOC18097082 isoform X3 has protein sequence MAETAVESRKDSGKLEHNVREDSEYVRLVISDEPRVGDFDISQVQSRARIKAFIRWIKALIWCLVIATLVLVFLKWGVSFLFDKVLLPMMEWEATAFGRPVLSLVLTASLALFPVFLIPSGPSMWLAGMIFGYGIGFVIIMVGTTIGMVLPYLIGLVFRDRIHQWLKRWPQKASMIRLAGEGSWFHQFKVVAIFRVSPFPYTIFNYAIVVTSMRFWPYLWGSVSGMVPEAFIYIYSGRLIRTFADVKYGNYHLTTVEIIYNIISFIIAIVTTVAFTIYAKRALKELERAEATEEVPPSHQESHEMGKLPLERPKRAGK, from the exons ATGGCAGAGACAGCGGTGGAGTCGCGAAAAGACAGTGGAAAGTTGGAGCACAATGTTAGGGAAGATAGCGAATATGTTAGGCTTGTTATATCTGACGAACCAAGAGTTGGTGACTTCGACATTTCACAAGTTCAATCCAGAGCGAGGATTAAAGCTTTCATACGGTGGATCAAAGCTTTAATTTGGTGCCTTGTTATTGCCACACTAgttcttgttttcttgaaatgGGGCGTTTCATTTCTTTTTGACAAG GTTCTCTTGCCAATGATGGAATGGGAAGCAACTGCCTTTGGCCGTCCGGTCCTCTCCCTTGTGCTTACTGCTTCTCTTGCCTTGTTCCCAGTGTTCCTAATTCCTTCCGGTCCTTCTATGTGGTTGGCTGGGATGATCTTTGGATATGGTATTGGTTTCGTGATAATCATGGTTGGAACCACTATTGGGATGGTCCTGCCCTATTTGATCGGGCTAGTTTTCCGTGATCGCATCCAT CAATGGTTGAAGAGATGGCCCCAGAAAGCTTCTATGATTAGACTTGCTGGGGAGGGAAGCTGGTTCCATCAATTTAAAGTGGTTGCCATCTTTAGGGTTTCACCATTTCCCTACACAATTTTCAACTATGCAATAGTGGTAACAAGTATGAGATTTTGGCCCTACTTATGGGGTTCAGTTTCCGGAATGGTACCAGAAGCTTTTATCTACATATACAG TGGTAGGTTAATAAGGACATTTGCTGATGTGAAGTATGGGAACTATCACTTGACTACTGTGGAAATAATATACAACATCATCTCCTTCATCATTGCAATTGTTACTACTGTTGCCTTTACTATTTATGCGAAACGAGCTCTGAAGGAGCTTGAAAGGGCAGAGGCTACTGAAGAAGTTCCGCCCTCCCACCAAGAAAGTCATGAGATGGGAAAGCTTCCACTTGAAAGACCTAAGCGTGCAG GGAAATAA